From Pantoea vagans:
GGTGTCGGCGGTACGCGGCATGTCATAGTTGAAAACGTGACTGACATCTTCAACATCGATGCCGCGCGCGGCGATATCCGTTGCTACCAGCACGTTAACGCGGCCTTCACTCAGACGTTTGATCGCTTCGTTACGCTTGGCCTGCACCATTTCGCCTTCAAGATAGCTGCTACGAATCCCCGCTTCGTGCAGCCAGCTCACCAGTTCATGAAGACGTTCACGCTTACGTACGAACACAATGCTGCGCGTTACATCCGGCTGCTTCAGCAGATGAATCAGTAATTTGGTTTTATGCTGCAGGTCATCCGCGCGGTAGTACCACTGCTGGATCTTTTTGCGCTCGCGACGGCTCGGATCCGCTTCCAGTTCAACCGGTTCGTTCAGCAGACGCTCGGCGAAGTCACGGATATTGTCGCCTTCCAGGGTGGCGGAAAACAGCATGGTTTGCTTGCGCCAGCGCGTTTCAGCCGCGATGGTTTCGATATCCTGAGCAAAGCCCATATCAAGCATGCGGTCCGCTTCATCCAGCACCAGGGTTTCTACGGCGCGGCAGTCAAAGTTCTCTTCTTTGATGTACTGCAGCAGACGGCCGGTGGTCGCGACCACGATGTCCTGATTTTCGCTGAAGACTTCGGCATGGTTCATGTAAGCCACGCCGCCAGTAATCGTGGCGATGTCCAGATGCGTATGTTTCGCCAGCTCACGCGCATGATCGGCAACCTGCATCGCCAGTTCACGGGTCGGGGTCACAATCAGGATGCGTGGCGGCCCGGATTTCTTGCGCGGAAAATCAAGCAGGTGCTGCAGCGCCGGTAAC
This genomic window contains:
- the srmB gene encoding ATP-dependent RNA helicase SrmB, which encodes MTVTTFSELELDESLLQALQEKGFTRPTVIQAAAIPPALEGRDVLGSAPTGTGKTAAYLLPALQHLLDFPRKKSGPPRILIVTPTRELAMQVADHARELAKHTHLDIATITGGVAYMNHAEVFSENQDIVVATTGRLLQYIKEENFDCRAVETLVLDEADRMLDMGFAQDIETIAAETRWRKQTMLFSATLEGDNIRDFAERLLNEPVELEADPSRRERKKIQQWYYRADDLQHKTKLLIHLLKQPDVTRSIVFVRKRERLHELVSWLHEAGIRSSYLEGEMVQAKRNEAIKRLSEGRVNVLVATDIAARGIDVEDVSHVFNYDMPRTADTYLHRIGRTGRAGRKGIAISLVEAHDFVLLGKITRYVNEPIKARVIDELRPETRAPGAKTTGKPSKKVLAKRAEKKASETEKPRVKKRHRDAKNVGKRRKASGTTPANENAE